One Desulfolucanica intricata genomic region harbors:
- a CDS encoding (Fe-S)-binding protein, with product MSNEVIKAANLDPTFRTEVADLVKGMDFGYCLACGMCTAGCVYSDVHENNDPRKFLRKVLLGMREEVMNDPYMWYCTMCERCTVQCPMDINIANIVRALRGTTNEAFSDDPSKKGPGFMVKVVEETIESGNQMNVSQEDYMDTIEWVEEELQAELDDPNFKIPLDKEDADFMFGFNAREIKYYPHELQNILKIFYAAKANYTISTKKWDATNLALFSGNNKDFWTITKPLFEEMERLRAKELIVTECGHAFRSCRMGYRNFWEKEGHDYKFPIRHILQLMAEWIKEGRIKLDPDAITEPVTYHDPCNTARKEGVYEEPRYVINSFIKDFREMWPNKQNNYCCGGGGGALAMPEYKEQRLAKGRRKADQVIATGAKIVIVPCHNCMDQFNDINKEFKLGVKNEHLCSLIAEALILE from the coding sequence ATGAGTAATGAAGTTATTAAAGCAGCAAACTTAGACCCTACTTTTAGAACTGAAGTTGCTGATCTAGTTAAAGGAATGGATTTCGGTTATTGCCTGGCCTGCGGCATGTGTACTGCCGGCTGTGTATATTCTGATGTCCATGAGAATAATGATCCCCGCAAATTTTTACGTAAAGTTCTCCTTGGTATGCGCGAAGAAGTTATGAACGATCCATATATGTGGTATTGCACCATGTGCGAGCGCTGCACTGTTCAATGTCCAATGGATATAAACATTGCTAACATTGTAAGAGCATTAAGGGGCACCACCAATGAAGCCTTTAGTGATGATCCCAGTAAAAAAGGTCCTGGTTTCATGGTAAAAGTTGTTGAAGAAACAATTGAATCCGGCAACCAGATGAATGTATCCCAAGAAGATTATATGGACACAATTGAGTGGGTTGAAGAAGAACTTCAAGCAGAGTTAGACGACCCCAATTTTAAGATTCCTTTGGATAAAGAAGATGCTGATTTTATGTTTGGCTTTAATGCCCGGGAAATAAAATACTACCCGCATGAACTGCAAAATATCTTAAAAATTTTTTATGCCGCTAAAGCTAATTATACTATCAGTACTAAAAAATGGGATGCCACAAACTTAGCTTTATTTAGTGGTAACAATAAAGACTTCTGGACAATTACCAAGCCTTTATTTGAGGAAATGGAACGTTTAAGAGCTAAAGAATTAATCGTAACTGAATGTGGTCACGCATTTCGTTCCTGCCGTATGGGCTATAGAAACTTCTGGGAAAAAGAAGGGCACGATTACAAGTTCCCCATTAGGCACATATTGCAATTAATGGCTGAGTGGATTAAAGAAGGCCGCATTAAACTTGATCCGGATGCAATTACTGAACCTGTTACTTATCATGATCCCTGCAACACTGCTCGTAAAGAGGGTGTTTACGAAGAGCCCCGTTATGTAATAAACAGCTTTATTAAAGATTTCCGCGAAATGTGGCCTAACAAGCAAAATAACTATTGCTGCGGCGGCGGCGGCGGGGCATTAGCTATGCCTGAATATAAAGAACAGCGTCTTGCCAAAGGCAGGAGAAAAGCTGATCAGGTTATTGCAACGGGTGCAAAAATCGTTATCGTTCCGTGCCATAACTGCATGGACCAGTTTAATGATATTAATAAAGAATTTAAACTTGGTGTAAAAAATGAGCACCTCTGCAGTCTGATTGCCGAAGCCTTGATTTTAGAATAA
- a CDS encoding FAD/NAD(P)-binding protein produces MKNPYLPLPMRLEKNFIETEDKNIRTFTLSFINKEDEENFKYMPGQFAEVCVFGKGEAPFGIASSPTEPGKLVFSVMKVGKVTTALHEMNEGSILGVRGPLGNYYPLEEFEGKNLVIIGGGFAFTTLRSTITYILDEKNRDRFGKLTVIYGARNPGLLLYKDELAAWEKRDDIELITTIDREAPGWTGRVGFIPAVTEQVAPSAENTYAVVCGPPVMIKFTLPILEKLGFPPERIVNSLENRMKCGIGMCGRCNVGNKYVCKDGPVFTLAQLQQLPGEY; encoded by the coding sequence ATGAAAAATCCATACCTACCGCTGCCAATGAGGTTGGAGAAAAACTTTATTGAGACTGAAGATAAGAATATTCGTACTTTTACATTATCTTTTATTAACAAAGAAGATGAAGAAAACTTTAAATACATGCCGGGTCAATTTGCTGAAGTATGTGTTTTTGGTAAAGGTGAAGCTCCCTTTGGTATTGCCAGTTCACCTACTGAACCTGGTAAGTTAGTATTCTCTGTTATGAAAGTCGGGAAAGTTACTACGGCTTTACACGAAATGAACGAAGGTTCTATTTTAGGTGTTAGAGGCCCGCTAGGTAATTACTACCCGCTGGAAGAATTTGAAGGTAAAAACCTTGTTATTATTGGTGGTGGCTTTGCCTTCACAACTCTTCGTTCAACAATAACTTATATTCTTGATGAAAAGAATAGAGACCGCTTTGGCAAATTAACCGTTATTTACGGTGCCAGAAACCCAGGTTTACTGCTCTATAAAGATGAATTAGCCGCTTGGGAAAAGCGGGATGATATCGAATTAATTACTACCATTGACCGTGAAGCTCCGGGTTGGACCGGTCGTGTAGGTTTTATTCCGGCTGTTACTGAACAAGTAGCACCGAGTGCTGAAAACACATATGCAGTAGTTTGCGGTCCCCCTGTAATGATAAAATTCACTTTACCAATACTTGAAAAACTTGGCTTCCCTCCAGAGAGAATTGTAAACTCACTGGAAAACAGGATGAAGTGCGGTATCGGAATGTGTGGACGTTGTAATGTTGGTAATAAATATGTCTGCAAAGACGGTCCTGTATTTACACTGGCTCAATTACAACAACTGCCGGGCGAATATTAA
- a CDS encoding 4Fe-4S dicluster domain-containing protein gives MKISKSEVANFLDSLIGNYLVLAPVNEKGNIRFLPISAGTDAKLDYSNSKKPPKEILFPQSEKLFSYAVDKEGVRMEENFTNKQIVVFGIRPCDAKSFTLLDKVFDNNKYQDPYYFNKRNNTIVIGLACNDPSSTCFCTSFGIGPFSTEGSDLLLVDIGDDYVIEAVTDKGKEFASKLSLTDAGDVQELIANAREAATSKVSSKVEIKGLKEKLDGMYDDDFWNTVFEKCLGCATCTYLCPTCHCFDLIEEAVDSTGNHVRNWDSCMFPLFTLHGSGHNPRPTGKERFRQRVMHKFRYFVENTGETACVGCGRCVKNCPVNLDIRQVLTAIQAKNSEAGVSN, from the coding sequence ATGAAAATTAGTAAAAGCGAAGTTGCCAATTTTTTGGATAGCTTGATCGGCAATTACCTGGTGTTAGCCCCGGTTAATGAAAAAGGCAACATCCGGTTTTTACCAATCAGTGCAGGTACAGATGCCAAATTAGATTATAGCAATTCTAAAAAGCCACCAAAAGAAATCCTTTTTCCTCAATCAGAAAAGCTCTTTAGCTATGCTGTAGACAAGGAAGGCGTTCGGATGGAGGAAAACTTTACAAATAAACAAATTGTTGTTTTTGGCATTCGTCCCTGTGACGCAAAAAGTTTTACATTATTAGATAAAGTTTTTGATAATAACAAATATCAAGATCCATATTACTTTAACAAGCGTAATAATACTATCGTAATAGGCTTAGCCTGTAACGATCCATCCAGTACCTGCTTCTGTACCTCTTTTGGTATCGGGCCCTTTTCAACTGAAGGCTCTGATCTATTATTAGTCGATATAGGTGATGACTATGTTATAGAAGCAGTTACCGACAAAGGTAAAGAATTTGCATCAAAGTTATCACTTACCGATGCCGGCGATGTTCAAGAATTAATAGCAAATGCCCGTGAAGCAGCAACCTCAAAGGTAAGCAGCAAAGTTGAAATTAAAGGTCTTAAAGAAAAACTTGACGGTATGTATGACGATGATTTTTGGAATACCGTATTTGAAAAATGCTTAGGTTGTGCAACTTGCACATACCTTTGCCCGACCTGTCACTGCTTTGACTTAATAGAAGAAGCTGTAGATTCAACAGGTAACCATGTACGCAACTGGGATTCCTGTATGTTCCCACTTTTTACACTGCATGGATCCGGTCATAATCCGAGACCAACAGGTAAAGAACGTTTTAGACAGCGGGTTATGCACAAATTTAGATACTTTGTAGAAAATACCGGTGAAACAGCATGCGTAGGCTGTGGTAGATGTGTTAAGAATTGTCCCGTCAACTTGGATATCCGTCAGGTACTGACAGCTATTCAAGCAAAGAACAGTGAAGCGGGGGTGTCTAATTAA
- a CDS encoding Coenzyme F420 hydrogenase/dehydrogenase, beta subunit C-terminal domain — protein sequence MQNLSSLIQDAAKKLLEEKKVDLVIGFEQGSLPLRSTPYFARTPEEAGNLIWNSTCENNLANYLRKRSDKVAVVAKGCDVRSIVALIKENQINKDNLYIIGIPCSGMIDQNKVNAAVEEKDIVEAIDNGEQIVIKGAGYEKTVAKADVIHDFCAGCKYGNPVIYDELIGEKVPEKSGDDYADIVEFEAKPAAERQAYLAAEMSKCIRCYACRNACPMCYCTECFVDCSTPEWISKSIDTGDNLIFHAVRALHTAGRCVDCGACVRACPMGVDISKLTRKLAKDVKQLFNYEAGVNLEDKPALSTFTPDDPETFLVKE from the coding sequence ATGCAAAATCTATCAAGTTTAATCCAAGATGCCGCAAAGAAACTGTTAGAGGAGAAAAAGGTAGATCTGGTTATCGGTTTTGAACAGGGAAGTCTGCCTCTCCGCAGCACCCCTTATTTCGCTAGGACTCCTGAAGAAGCTGGGAATTTAATTTGGAACAGTACTTGTGAGAATAACCTGGCGAATTATCTTCGCAAAAGAAGCGACAAAGTAGCTGTCGTTGCTAAAGGGTGCGATGTAAGATCAATTGTGGCTCTGATTAAAGAAAACCAGATTAACAAAGACAATTTATATATAATCGGTATTCCCTGTAGCGGCATGATCGACCAAAATAAAGTAAATGCTGCAGTTGAAGAAAAAGATATTGTTGAAGCCATTGATAATGGTGAACAAATCGTAATAAAAGGTGCCGGATATGAAAAAACCGTAGCCAAAGCTGATGTAATTCATGATTTTTGCGCTGGCTGTAAATATGGAAACCCGGTAATATATGATGAATTAATCGGTGAAAAAGTACCTGAAAAATCCGGCGACGATTATGCTGATATTGTTGAGTTCGAAGCAAAGCCGGCAGCAGAACGTCAAGCTTACCTGGCTGCTGAAATGAGCAAGTGTATTCGCTGCTATGCTTGTCGCAATGCTTGCCCAATGTGTTACTGCACTGAGTGCTTTGTCGACTGCTCAACTCCTGAGTGGATCAGTAAAAGTATTGATACCGGTGATAACTTAATCTTCCATGCTGTACGAGCACTTCATACAGCAGGTCGTTGTGTAGACTGTGGTGCTTGTGTACGTGCTTGCCCCATGGGTGTGGATATCAGTAAATTAACTAGAAAATTAGCCAAAGATGTTAAACAATTATTTAACTATGAAGCTGGCGTCAACCTGGAAGATAAACCGGCTCTAAGCACCTTTACTCCAGACGACCCGGAAACTTTCTTGGTAAAGGAATGA
- a CDS encoding hydrogenase iron-sulfur subunit, with translation MESREFEPKIVAFLCNWCSYAGADLAGVSRIQYPPNIRVIRIPCSGRINPLFIFAGLRNGADAILTSGUHPGDCHYVSGNLVARRKFALMKSLLEYIGVEEDRVNFSWVSAAEGGRFAELVTKVTERVKEIGPNTGIMNKRIEV, from the coding sequence ATGGAGTCAAGAGAATTTGAACCTAAAATAGTAGCATTTCTCTGTAACTGGTGTAGTTATGCCGGCGCGGATTTGGCCGGGGTTAGCAGAATCCAATATCCCCCCAACATCCGTGTAATTCGCATACCCTGTTCTGGCAGAATTAATCCCCTCTTTATATTTGCCGGATTAAGAAACGGGGCAGATGCAATTTTAACCTCCGGGTGACACCCCGGTGACTGTCACTATGTTAGTGGCAACCTTGTAGCCCGTAGAAAATTTGCACTTATGAAGAGCCTACTGGAATACATCGGTGTTGAAGAAGATCGCGTTAACTTCTCATGGGTATCCGCAGCTGAAGGCGGAAGATTTGCAGAGCTAGTTACAAAAGTTACTGAAAGAGTTAAAGAAATAGGTCCCAATACCGGGATAATGAATAAGCGGATTGAGGTGTAG
- a CDS encoding CoB--CoM heterodisulfide reductase iron-sulfur subunit A family protein — translation MTLDTSKPVTGSVLVVGAGIAGIQASLDLAESGYYVYLVEKSPAIGGTMPMLDKTFPTNDCSMCILSPKLVECGRHLNVEVMTTSLVEDIQGEPGNFTVTIKKKARYVDIEKCTGCGSCAEKCPKKVTDEFDQGLRQRKAIYKPYAQAFPNAYAIDPTQCLKMKKPKACGKCIEACQAGAINHQMQDEIVEINVGSVILVPGFEKFDASKLTYYGYGKYAGVVTSLEFERLLSASGPFGGHLIRPADEKEPKKIAWIQCVGSRNEREGCGYCSAVCCMYAIKEAVIAKEHCHYPLDTTIFFMDMRTYGKDFEKYYDRAKNEHGVNFVRSRIYDVVENEDKSLTVRYANEDGSISTDVFDMVVLSIGLKPSSDIVELANKVGIELNKYNFCEAKALTGVETSKPGIYVAGAFSGPRDIPETVIEASAAAGAAAVQLAPARGTLVKTKEIPEEINVYNEIPRTGVFVCHCGINIGSVVDVPATVEYAKTLPGVVYAQESLYVCSQDAQAQIKEKIAEYNLNRVVVASCTPRTHEPLFQESLTEAGLNPYLFEMANIRDQCSWVHQSEPEKATEKAKDLVKMAVAKAQLLTPLYEKELEMNHDVLVIGGGISGMVNALNLADQGYKVNLIERTDKLGGIANRITTGLKGEDIKGYLADLINKVTNHANINVFLNSDIQNVQGYLGNYSTTLTTGQEIKHGVAVIANGGREYKPTEYLYGENNRVLTQLEMEEAIVSEDDKIKNAKNVVLINCVGSRDDERPYCSRVCCNKSIKLALKLKEKNPDTNVYILYRDIRSYGFYEDNYREARSKGVIFIRYAVDNKPVAVDGGDVIKITVTDHVLGLPIEIEADVVGLAAAILPQEDNNRLSQFFKVPLNPDGFFLEAHLKLRPVDFSTDGVYMCGLAHGPKTIEENIAQAKAAASRASTALSKENVKAESKIAMVNNKKCAGCGVCESVCPSKAISIDMENQVAVVNEALCKGCGACASSCRCGALNVKGFTNEQIVAMISAL, via the coding sequence ATGACTTTAGATACTTCAAAACCAGTAACCGGTTCAGTTTTAGTTGTAGGAGCCGGTATTGCCGGTATCCAGGCATCGCTTGATTTAGCTGAATCAGGCTATTATGTTTATCTGGTAGAAAAGTCACCTGCTATTGGTGGAACTATGCCAATGCTGGACAAAACCTTTCCTACTAATGACTGTTCAATGTGTATTCTTTCACCAAAGCTGGTAGAATGCGGAAGACACTTGAACGTAGAAGTAATGACCACTTCTTTAGTAGAAGACATTCAAGGTGAGCCGGGCAATTTTACAGTAACTATCAAGAAGAAAGCAAGATATGTTGATATTGAAAAATGTACAGGCTGTGGTTCGTGTGCTGAAAAATGTCCCAAAAAGGTAACAGATGAATTTGATCAGGGTTTACGTCAGCGCAAAGCTATTTATAAGCCATATGCACAAGCTTTCCCCAATGCATATGCAATTGATCCCACTCAATGTTTAAAAATGAAAAAACCAAAAGCTTGCGGTAAATGTATCGAAGCCTGTCAAGCCGGTGCAATTAACCATCAGATGCAGGACGAAATCGTTGAGATTAACGTAGGTTCTGTTATCTTAGTACCTGGATTTGAAAAATTTGATGCCAGTAAATTAACCTACTATGGATATGGAAAATATGCCGGTGTTGTAACCAGTTTGGAATTTGAGCGCTTACTGAGTGCTTCCGGCCCGTTTGGTGGCCACTTAATTAGACCTGCTGATGAAAAAGAACCTAAGAAGATCGCTTGGATACAGTGTGTAGGTTCCAGAAACGAAAGAGAAGGCTGTGGCTACTGTTCAGCAGTATGCTGTATGTACGCAATTAAAGAAGCTGTTATAGCAAAAGAACACTGCCATTATCCATTAGATACAACAATTTTCTTCATGGATATGCGTACCTACGGTAAAGATTTTGAAAAATATTACGATAGAGCTAAAAACGAACATGGCGTTAATTTTGTAAGATCCAGAATCTATGATGTTGTAGAAAATGAAGATAAGAGTTTAACAGTCAGATATGCAAATGAAGATGGCAGTATATCAACTGATGTATTCGATATGGTAGTTCTTTCAATTGGCTTAAAGCCGTCATCAGATATAGTAGAACTGGCCAACAAAGTCGGTATCGAACTCAATAAATACAATTTCTGTGAAGCAAAAGCACTAACCGGTGTAGAAACATCCAAGCCTGGTATTTATGTTGCAGGTGCTTTCAGCGGGCCGAGAGATATTCCTGAAACAGTAATAGAGGCCAGTGCAGCTGCCGGTGCTGCTGCAGTACAACTTGCTCCTGCAAGAGGTACTTTAGTTAAAACAAAAGAAATTCCTGAGGAAATTAACGTATATAATGAAATACCACGGACCGGTGTATTTGTTTGCCATTGTGGTATTAATATTGGTAGTGTTGTAGATGTACCTGCAACCGTTGAATACGCTAAAACATTACCCGGAGTAGTTTATGCACAAGAAAGTCTGTATGTATGCTCACAAGATGCACAAGCCCAAATCAAAGAAAAAATCGCTGAATACAACTTAAACCGTGTTGTTGTAGCTTCCTGTACACCAAGAACACACGAACCTCTATTCCAAGAGTCACTAACTGAAGCAGGTCTTAACCCATACCTGTTTGAAATGGCTAACATTCGTGACCAGTGTTCATGGGTACACCAAAGTGAACCGGAAAAAGCAACTGAAAAAGCTAAAGACCTGGTGAAAATGGCTGTTGCCAAGGCTCAATTACTTACCCCGCTGTACGAAAAAGAACTTGAAATGAATCATGATGTTCTTGTTATCGGTGGCGGTATATCAGGTATGGTTAATGCATTAAACCTTGCTGATCAGGGTTATAAAGTTAATTTAATTGAAAGAACAGATAAACTAGGTGGCATTGCAAATAGAATCACAACAGGTCTAAAGGGTGAAGACATTAAAGGCTACCTGGCAGATCTGATAAATAAAGTAACGAATCATGCAAATATCAATGTCTTCTTAAATTCAGATATTCAAAATGTACAAGGTTATCTAGGCAACTATTCAACCACTTTAACAACCGGTCAAGAAATTAAACACGGTGTAGCTGTTATTGCTAACGGTGGTAGAGAATACAAGCCAACAGAATACCTTTATGGTGAAAACAATAGAGTTCTAACTCAACTTGAAATGGAAGAAGCTATAGTTTCAGAAGATGACAAAATTAAAAATGCGAAAAATGTTGTGCTAATTAACTGTGTAGGTTCTCGTGATGACGAAAGACCTTATTGCAGTCGTGTTTGTTGCAATAAGTCAATCAAACTGGCTCTTAAGCTAAAAGAAAAGAATCCGGATACAAATGTATATATTTTATATCGTGACATTAGGTCTTATGGTTTCTATGAAGATAACTACCGCGAAGCCAGATCCAAAGGCGTAATCTTTATACGCTATGCCGTTGATAACAAACCTGTTGCTGTTGATGGCGGTGACGTTATAAAAATTACAGTAACTGATCATGTACTTGGACTGCCCATTGAAATTGAAGCAGACGTTGTAGGTTTAGCAGCTGCAATATTACCACAAGAAGATAACAATAGATTATCACAGTTCTTTAAAGTACCATTGAATCCAGATGGTTTCTTCTTAGAAGCACACCTGAAACTGCGTCCGGTTGACTTTAGTACCGATGGTGTATATATGTGTGGTTTAGCACATGGACCAAAGACTATTGAAGAAAATATTGCTCAGGCTAAAGCTGCTGCATCAAGAGCCTCTACAGCTTTAAGTAAAGAAAATGTTAAGGCTGAAAGTAAAATTGCCATGGTTAATAACAAGAAATGTGCCGGTTGCGGTGTATGTGAGTCAGTTTGTCCTTCAAAAGCAATTAGTATCGACATGGAGAATCAGGTAGCTGTTGTTAACGAAGCATTATGTAAAGGCTGTGGAGCATGTGCATCCTCCTGCCGTTGTGGTGCTCTAAATGTCAAGGGCTTCACTAACGAGCAAATTGTGGCCATGATCAGCGCGCTTTAG